A stretch of DNA from Spiroplasma endosymbiont of Nebria brevicollis:
CGAATTTACAAAAAATTAATTCTTTACATAGCAGCCTAAAATTATTTTTAAGACCTTTTAATGGTGTTCATTAATTAGGAGACTTTAAATTAAAATATGATTGCTTTATCTTTAATAATAGGCATGAATTAAAGTATCTAAATTAATAACAAAATCAAGGATGAAAGTTTTTCTTTCTACCCTTGATTCATGACAATTATTTTTTAGTTAGATAAGTTGAATATTTTACTTCTGTATATGATATGATATGTCTAATATTTATGCTACTTTTACTATAAATTAAAAATATTTTTTTTCTTAAATCTTTATTATAAGAAAAAAGTAAAGTAATGATAAAATTAATTGGTAAACAATTTAGAAAAGGTAGTGAAAAAAATGAGTGTACAACATATTAATGATAAAAAGCAAGTTGCTGAAATTTTAAACTCTGGTAAAGTGTCAGTTATTGATTTTTCTGCAGAATGATGTGGGCCTTGCAAAGCATTAGGCCCAAGATTTGAAAAAGTAGCTAATGATAAAACTAATAGTAATATCAACTTCATTAAAGTTGATGTTGACCATGCTAAAACTTTAGCAGAACAATATGAAATTGCTTCAATTCCCACTTTAATTTATTTTGATAAACACGGGAATGTTGTTAGTCGTGTGTCTGGTTTAGTAAATGAACAACAAATTACAAGTAATATTGAAGAAGCTAAAGGAAAATAAGGTAATTATTCATGCCAATTAAGTTAATTGTTCTTGATTTAGATGGAACATTATTAAAAAGCCGTTGAAAAGTACATCCTAAAAATTTAGTAGCTATTCAAAAAGCCCAAGATAAAGGAATTAAAGTTATCATTGCCACTGGACGAGCTCCTAGTTCAACTATTGATATTGCTAAAACATGTTTAATACATGAACAAACAGGACATATTATTTGTTATAATGGTGGTAATATTATTGATATTACTAAAGAGAATAAAATGGATATTTTATACGAAAAATCTTTAAGTACAGAACAAATCCAAGCAATTATTAAATTTGCTAATGATAATAACTTAGCTATGTGAGGATATAGTACTAATAATAAAACAGGACTTATTAACCATAGTTCATTACGAGTAAAGATTATGGAAAACTTTAATCATTTACCAAGTAAACAAATTGATGAAACTACTACTGAAGGTATGTATAAGATTCTATTATTTTGTAAAAAGAAAAAACGGGTTAATCCTATTTTAGAAAAACTAAGTGCTATTAAAGACTTAGAACTTGCCACATCTTCACATAGTGTTATTGAAATTAATCCACTTGGTGTTAATAAAGCAGCAGCAGTTCAGTTCTTATGTAAAAAATGAGGAATTAAAGCAGATGAAGTTTTAGCATGCGGTGATGGAATGAATGACTACAAATTAATTCAATGAGTAAAATATGGAATTGCTATGAAGAATGGCCACCCTAACTTAAAATTAGCAGCTTATGATATAACTACTAAAAATACTTGTGGTGGAGTTGCTAAAGCGATTGATAAGTATGTATTTCCGACATCAGAATTTGATTAATAATTAAATATCTGAGTTGTAAAATTATTGATTAAGGAAGAAAAAATAATGATTAAAAGTAATTTTAAATTTTCTAAAACTCTCTTTTATACTTGTATAAGTTTAAGCATTATTTATTTTGTTTGTAAAGTTAGTATTATCCACTGTTATGATGAAAACAATGTTTTAAAAATTATTAGTGAATTAAATAGTGTTTATTTAATTGTTAGTATGATTTTTATTGTAGTTTTTTTAGTTTATTTATCAAAAATTAACCAAAAAATTAAAATGTTGTCCTTAAAAATAAAAAAAGACTTACAAATCAAAGGTAAATTGAATTATTTCTTATTAATAGTTTTAATTATTTTACTAGTTCATTCAATAATTATTTTATTTTTAAAAATTTCTTTTATTAATAATATATCACAAACTCTATCGCCACTGATTAGAAGTTTTCTAATTATTAATTTAGTAGTATTACTATTAAGCGTAATATTTTATACTTTTTTAGTAAATTTTTCTAATTTTATTAATAAATTATATAAAAAAATAAAAATTAATATTTCAATTAAAAAGTCATTTCAACTATTTTTGATTTTAATAAAGAAAATAAAACTAAAAATGTTATTTAATTTAAAATCATTTACTTTAAAATTAATTAATAATTTTAAAGTAAATTATATTTTAGTTAATACTTTACAATGATTAGAAATTTT
This window harbors:
- a CDS encoding HAD family hydrolase, translating into MPIKLIVLDLDGTLLKSRWKVHPKNLVAIQKAQDKGIKVIIATGRAPSSTIDIAKTCLIHEQTGHIICYNGGNIIDITKENKMDILYEKSLSTEQIQAIIKFANDNNLAMWGYSTNNKTGLINHSSLRVKIMENFNHLPSKQIDETTTEGMYKILLFCKKKKRVNPILEKLSAIKDLELATSSHSVIEINPLGVNKAAAVQFLCKKWGIKADEVLACGDGMNDYKLIQWVKYGIAMKNGHPNLKLAAYDITTKNTCGGVAKAIDKYVFPTSEFD
- a CDS encoding thioredoxin family protein codes for the protein MSVQHINDKKQVAEILNSGKVSVIDFSAEWCGPCKALGPRFEKVANDKTNSNINFIKVDVDHAKTLAEQYEIASIPTLIYFDKHGNVVSRVSGLVNEQQITSNIEEAKGK